Proteins found in one Xyrauchen texanus isolate HMW12.3.18 chromosome 30, RBS_HiC_50CHRs, whole genome shotgun sequence genomic segment:
- the LOC127624345 gene encoding 5-hydroxytryptamine receptor 1E-like, which produces MERYLSECSGAPTNATNATATPGAALHVKVVTERLAVVALLALLTLLTAIMNGAVIAAICTTKKLHLPANYLICSLAVTDFLVAVLVMPISIIYITMETWSLGQIVCEAWLSVDVTCCTCSILHLCVIALDRYWAITKAIEYARKRTARRAAIMVATVWVISIFISIPPLFWRHREDSGGPPQCIIEHDHVGYTIFSTFGAFYIPMTLILILYYRIYSAAKTLYQKRGSSRHLSSRSTDSQNSLNHCRVTHAFCVSDVSTSDPTMEYDRNNASIRIPPFDMEMPENDERSQICTSRERKAARILGLILGAFILCWLPFFLKELLVGLKMLNPSPHVSDILTWLGYVNSLINPLLYTSFNEDFKLAFKRLIRRKEHT; this is translated from the coding sequence ATGGAGCGTTACCTGAGTGAATGCTCTGGTGCTCCGACCAACGCTACCAATGCCACTGCGACACCAGGAGCAGCATTGCACGTTAAGGTGGTGACAGAACGATTAGCCGTCGTGGCTCTACTGGCGTTGCTAACACTACTGACTGCTATCATGAATGGCGCTGTTATTGCTGCCATCTGTACCACCAAGAAGCTCCACCTTCCAGCAAACTACCTCATCTGCTCATTGGCTGTCACTGACTTCCTGGTGGCGGTGCTGGTAATGCCCATTAGCATCATCTACATCACCATGGAGACGTGGTCACTAGGCCAGATAGTGTGTGAGGCATGGCTGAGCGTCGACGTGACCTGCTGTACCTGTTCTATACTGCACCTGTGCGTGATAGCGCTGGACCGCTACTGGGCGATCACGAAAGCCATCGAATATGCACGCAAGAGGACCGCTCGCCGTGCAGCCATCATGGTGGCAACTGTGTGGGTGATTTCCATTTTTATCTCCATTCCGCCTCTTTTCTGGAGGCATCGTGAGGATAGTGGTGGTCCACCACAGTGCATCATAGAGCACGATCACGTCGGCTACACTATATTTTCCACGTTTGGTGCTTTCTACATCCCCATGACTTTGATTCTTATCCTCTACTACCGCATCTATAGTGCTGCAAAGACGCTGTACCAGAAGCGCGGATCATCGCGCCACCTCAGCAGCCGCAGCACCGATAGCCAGAACTCGCTCAACCACTGTCGGGTCACGCATGCTTTCTGCGTGTCAGATGTTTCCACTTCTGACCCTACCATGGAATACGACCGAAACAATGCCTCCATTCGCATCCCACCATTCGATATGGAAATGCCAGAGAACGATGAGAGGAGTCAAATCTGCACATCTCGGGAAAGGAAGGCGGCACGCATTTTGGGACTTATCCTGGGCGCCTTCATCCTGTGCTGGCTGCCTTTCTTTCTCAAAGAGCTGCTGGTGGGGCTAAAGATGTTAAACCCTTCCCCACATGTGTCGGACATCCTCACCTGGCTGGGCTACGTAAACTCCCTCATTAACCCGCTACTGTACACCAGCTTCAACGAGGACTTTAAACTGGCTTTTAAGAGACTGATCAGGCGTAAAGAGCACACATAG